The following coding sequences lie in one Yamadazyma tenuis chromosome 3, complete sequence genomic window:
- a CDS encoding beta-phosphoglucomutase family hydrolase (EggNog:ENOG503NZGS; COG:S): MVPSKFKACLFDMDGTLLNTEDLYTEATSDLFKEFGKGPLTWDVKIKLQGLPGLEATKIIIDHYQLPITAEEFAKKAMEIQATKWHRANYLPGAFEILAHLKQNGIPIALGTSSNKLNFERKTNHLEGFTDFFGDHIVTGDDTRIPKGKGKPEPYIWYVCLGSLNEHRKSQNLEPIKPEECLVFEDGIPGVLSGLAADAHVIWVPHPEAHAYIGPVKEKLAGRKMQILNSLTEFPIERWV, from the exons ATGGT TCCAAGCAAGTTTAAAGCATGTCTTTTCG ACATGGATGGAACCTTACTCAACACAGAAGACCTTTACACTGAAGCGACTTCCGATTTATTCAAAGAGTTCGGTAAGGGTCCTTTGACTTGGGAtgtcaagatcaagttgcAAGGACTTCCAGGTCTTGAGGCCACTAAAATAATCATAGATCATTATCAACTTCCAATAACTGCAGAAGAATTCGCTAAAAAGGCCATGGAAATCCAGGCCACCAAGTGGCACAGGGCCAATTATTTACCCGGAGCGTTTGAGATCCTTGCACACTTGAAGCAGAACGGCATTCCAATTGCTCTTGGAACTAGTTCTAATAAGCTtaactttgaaagaaaaacCAACCACTTGGAAGGATTCACCGACTTTTTTGGAGACCATATTGTCACCGGAGATGACACAAGAATTCCAAAAGGTAAAGGAAAACCAGAGCCATATATTTGGTATGTCTGCTTGGGGAGTCTCAACGAACACAGGAAATCCCAAAATTTGGAACCAATTAAGCCAGAAGAGTGTTTGGTTTTCGAGGACGGAATTCCTGGTGTTTTGTCTGGTTTAGCAGCAGATGCCCATGTCATTTGGGTTCCTCATCCTGAAGCACATGCCTACATTGGGCCTGTCAAAGAAAAACTTGCGGGAAGAAAGATGCAGATTCTCAATAGTTTGACCGAATTTCCCATAGAAAGATGGGTGTGA
- a CDS encoding RING finger protein Etp1 (EggNog:ENOG503NV00; BUSCO:EOG092614ZG; COG:O) yields MNSREPIKAKFLGEGIVRLYREFEDDSDSDDGPEEVKSTVVSNQGDDTMLSIISIPTYFTATDVLGFIGEKYMAYITHIRILKSEKPNRFLVLLKFNDLVKTAEFQYNFDGKPFNSMEPEACHVVYVKSVRIESPNSQDTKLVKSTNDALIPFLLNDPFTSPETKTSTDNTTLVELPTCPVCLERMDAEVTGLLTIPCQHTVWDYAGDNYVHRLITNQSDGKLVELPEKGSSSSDKPNSSIDKVDEVGFEYSQLLISQLASQQEYYEALLSEKNSGHAVGKSRRGSSITEIMNTKAITNLEIKVDELTEQLSQINLDVIPSLKDKIKLKDEKINRLSKDLNESKMFNETLSSKVEYLTSSKTELEAQNQDLNEQVKDLMFFLETQEKFKDEPQDVKDGTIVIQKDAKSKKGKKKR; encoded by the exons ATGAATAGCAGAGAGCCTATCAAGGCCAAATTTCTTGGTGAAGGAATTGTTCGTCTCTATCgagaatttgaagatgacagTGACAGTGATGATGGTCCAGAAGAGGTGAAAAGTACTGTGGTCTCCAATCAAGGCGATGATACTATGTTATCCATCATATCAATCCCCACATATTTCACCGCCACAGATGTGCTAGGGTTCATTGGTGAGAAATACATGGCATATATTACACACATAAGGATTCTAAAGAGTGAGAAGCCGAACCGGTTCTTagtattgttgaagttcaacgacttggTAAAGACGGCTGAATTCCAATATAATTTTGATGGTAAACCATTCAATTCCATGGAACCCGAGGCGTGTCATGTGGTATACGTAAAGTCCGTTCGGATTGAATCCCCCAACTCACAAGATACTAAGTTAGTAAAATCTACAAATGATGCGTTGATACCGTTTCTTCTAAACGACCCATTTACGTCTCCAGAAACCAAAACTTCAACCGATAACACCACTTTGGTAGAGCTCCCGACATGCCCAGTTTGCTTGGAACGTATGGATGCTGAGGTCACCGGCTTATTGACAATTCCTTGTCAACATAC AGTTTGGGACTATGCAGGGGATAACTATGTTCATAGGCTTATTACCAACCAATCGGATGGAAAGCTAGTTGAGTTGCCTGAGAAGGGTTCTTCGAGTTCAGATAAACCAAACAGTAGTATCGATAAggttgatgaagttggattCGAATACTCGCAGTTGTTGATCAGTCAATTAGCAAGCCAGCAAGAATACTATGAGGCATTGTTGAGCGAAAAGAATTCAGGACATGCTGTTGGAAAGTCTAGAAGAGGATCCTCGATCACTGAAATTATGAATACGAAAGCTATAACAAATCTAGAAATCAAGGTGGATGAATTGACCGAGCAGCTTAGTCAGATAAACCTTGATGTGATCCCGTCATTGAAGGACAAAATCAAGCTCAAAGATGAGAAAATCAACAGATTATCCAAGGACTTAAATGAGTCTAAAATGTTCAATGAAACCTTGTCCAGCAAAGTTGAATACCTCACAAGTTCTAAAacagaacttgaagccCAGAATCAAGATTTGAATGAGCAAGTTAAAGATTTGATGTTTTTCCTCGAAACACAGGAAAAGTTTAAGGATGAGCCTCAGGACGTTAAGGATGG